A region of Streptomyces cinnamoneus DNA encodes the following proteins:
- a CDS encoding MATE family efflux transporter, producing MTKTTLLLRDGRALAALAVPLVLTQLAQVALTTTDTVMMGLLGATDLAAGGLAIVIFNQLRTMGVGLVTSVGNRIAAAHARAEAAPDGTGPGTGGSDAEVRRVVRAGMAVATLAGLAGALLMAGAGQVLGLAGQDPEVADRARTMLFALAPGLLPCLWFQAVRQFTVGMRRPQALLRITIASVAVNAGLDWAFLHGSWGLPRLGLPGVGLATTLVHALSFLALYACARRDPVLAPLLALNPARADRATVRRLLGLGVPIAATYGSEAGFFSVTALMAGSFGPAALAAHTAVNQLVYIVFQVAVGLSHAASINVSRELALGRFDAARRIRNTALACAAAVMAVVAVVYLALPSLVLRPFLDTGAGADAEAVRIATRLLLVVAVLQFFDCAQNIGVGLLRGLDDTRSGFRITLVGYWLVGLPAAGLLGYALDLKTLGVWLALLAGLATTAVLLLRRYGRSLAHRSAEGVAEPAAV from the coding sequence ATGACGAAGACGACCCTTCTCCTGCGCGACGGCCGCGCCCTGGCCGCCCTGGCGGTGCCGCTGGTCCTCACCCAGCTCGCCCAGGTGGCCCTGACCACGACCGACACCGTGATGATGGGGCTGCTCGGCGCGACCGACCTGGCCGCGGGCGGCCTGGCTATCGTCATCTTCAACCAGCTGCGCACCATGGGGGTGGGCCTGGTCACGTCCGTCGGCAACCGGATCGCCGCGGCCCACGCCCGTGCCGAGGCCGCGCCGGACGGCACGGGCCCCGGCACGGGCGGGAGCGACGCGGAGGTGCGGCGCGTGGTCCGGGCCGGCATGGCGGTCGCCACCCTCGCGGGGCTCGCCGGAGCCCTGCTGATGGCCGGCGCGGGCCAGGTGCTGGGGCTGGCGGGGCAGGATCCGGAGGTGGCCGACCGCGCGCGCACCATGTTGTTCGCCCTCGCGCCGGGGCTGCTGCCGTGCCTGTGGTTCCAGGCCGTGCGGCAGTTCACGGTGGGCATGCGGCGGCCCCAGGCGCTGCTGCGGATCACCATCGCGTCGGTCGCGGTCAACGCGGGCCTCGACTGGGCGTTCCTCCACGGCTCCTGGGGGCTGCCGCGCCTGGGGCTGCCCGGCGTCGGGCTGGCCACCACCCTCGTCCACGCGCTGTCCTTCCTGGCCCTGTATGCCTGTGCGCGGCGGGACCCCGTCCTCGCCCCGTTGCTGGCCCTCAATCCCGCCCGGGCGGACCGGGCGACCGTGCGGCGGCTGCTGGGGCTGGGCGTGCCCATCGCCGCGACCTACGGTTCCGAGGCGGGGTTCTTCTCCGTCACGGCCCTGATGGCCGGCTCGTTCGGGCCCGCCGCGCTGGCCGCGCACACGGCCGTCAACCAGCTCGTCTACATCGTCTTCCAGGTGGCGGTGGGCCTGTCCCACGCGGCCTCCATCAACGTCAGCCGGGAGCTGGCGCTGGGCCGCTTCGACGCCGCCCGGCGCATCAGGAACACCGCCCTGGCCTGTGCCGCCGCCGTGATGGCCGTCGTCGCGGTCGTCTACCTCGCCCTTCCCTCGCTGGTGCTGCGCCCGTTCCTCGACACGGGCGCGGGGGCGGACGCGGAGGCGGTGCGGATCGCGACCCGGCTGCTCCTCGTCGTCGCCGTCCTCCAGTTCTTCGACTGCGCGCAGAACATCGGGGTGGGCCTGCTGCGCGGCCTGGACGACACCAGGAGCGGGTTCCGCATCACCCTCGTGGGCTACTGGCTGGTCGGCCTGCCGGCCGCGGGCCTGCTCGGCTACGCGCTGGACCTGAAGACGCTCGGTGTCTGGCTCGCCCTGCTGGCGGGGCTCGCAACGACGGCGGTCCTGCTGCTGCGGCGCTACGGGCGGAGCCTCGCCCACCGGTCGGCCGAGGGGGTCGCCGAACCGGCGGCGGTCTAG
- a CDS encoding roadblock/LC7 domain-containing protein, whose protein sequence is MTAAPEVLAELQGLRVRVPHLTGAMVASTDGLVIAHLVTGMEPDGVAALTAAALGVGSRLAAAVGHGGFRELLVCGDQGYVATYAAGSACVLTLLASSDANVGRLNLEARRAGARIAALAESSLERQRQG, encoded by the coding sequence ATGACCGCCGCACCCGAGGTGCTGGCCGAACTCCAGGGATTGCGCGTGCGCGTCCCGCATCTGACCGGTGCGATGGTGGCGAGCACGGACGGCCTGGTGATCGCGCACCTCGTCACCGGCATGGAACCGGACGGGGTGGCCGCCCTGACCGCCGCGGCGCTCGGCGTGGGCTCCCGGCTGGCGGCGGCGGTGGGTCACGGCGGCTTCCGTGAGCTGCTGGTCTGCGGTGACCAGGGCTACGTGGCCACGTACGCGGCCGGCTCGGCCTGCGTCCTGACGCTGCTGGCCTCCTCCGACGCCAACGTCGGCCGGCTCAACCTGGAGGCCCGCAGGGCGGGCGCGCGCATCGCCGCGCTGGCCGAGTCCTCGCTGGAGCGCCAGCGCCAGGGCTAG